The following are encoded in a window of Apteryx mantelli isolate bAptMan1 chromosome 17, bAptMan1.hap1, whole genome shotgun sequence genomic DNA:
- the SELENOM gene encoding selenoprotein M, which yields MGRAVALLLLAAAAAVAAGGEGDGPAPFQPDRAKLRGLARGRVETCGGURLNRLREVKAFVTEDIPLYHNLEMKHLPGADPELVLLSHRYAELERIPLSDMTREEINQLVQELGFYRKETPDAPVPEEFQFAPAKPLPTLPPPKAHAAESKTPSEPDNGEHPDL from the exons atgGGGCGGGCGgtagcgctgctgctgctggcggcggcggcggccgtggcggcggggggggaaggcGACGGCCCGGCGCCCTTCCAGCCCGACCGGGCGAAGCTGCGGGGCCTGGCCCGGGGCAGGGTGGAG ACCTGCGGGGGATGACGGCTGAACCGCCTGCGGGag GTGAAGGCCTTCGTCACCGAGGACATCCCGCTGTA CCACAACCTGGAGATGAAGCACCTGCCTGGCGCCGACCCCGAGCTCGTGCTTCTCAGCCACCGATACGCGGAGCTGGAG AGAATCCCCCTGAGTGACATGACCCGGGAGGAGATCAACCAGCTGGTTCAGGAGCTGGGCTTCTACCGCAAGGAGACGCCCGATGCCCCTGTGCCTGAGGAGTTCCAGTTTGCCCCTGCCAAGCCTCTGCCCACCCTGCCACCCCCCAAAGCTCACGCAGCCGAGAGCAAGACCCCATCCGAGCCCGACAACGGAGAGCACCCAGACCTCTAG